The Glycine soja cultivar W05 chromosome 8, ASM419377v2, whole genome shotgun sequence genome has a window encoding:
- the LOC114422608 gene encoding inactive protein RESTRICTED TEV MOVEMENT 2-like, with amino-acid sequence MDFRQRAPTFRPQLSVRRVYETLEPRSETKELPEAYLLRVYIPGFPRENVKITYVASSRTVRITGERQLQGNRWHKIDKSYPIPDYCEAEALQGKFEIPILTITMPKKATSQAATKQQEVGTSQEKGAVVAEPKPQEKVQETTSAPQPTTTTKVEEPIEEKKSASPTSPDLKAQQKNDTFEDTPSQSLSKPIKDQKGQEELVPKPTPTPTPTPRATTMQTYEKAQKGQEEEEVESKSTPTMLTKAKTAERPQKGEEEFEAKRTPTMLTKVKTAERPQKGEEEFEAKSTPAMLTKAKTAERPQKGEEEFEAKQTPTMLTKVKTAERPHKGVEEEESRPSITNVTRKPSVKEQLEEKKTEETSAEDAKKERISNKEVKEESSESRKPMKDKEEGDFEEKETKAEKLLAKEAETSAPKVQKKKEKQSSNRTNSKRKGKSEDNAMEKVGPVSQVFTKIAEGIWNEEEKKLVGNIGAAVLVIAALGYYVSYRFAS; translated from the exons ATGGATTTCAGGCAAAGAGCTCCAACTTTCCGTCCACAACTTTCTGTTCGTCGCGTGTACGAGACTTTGGAGCCACGATCGGAGACAAAAGAACTTCCAGAAGCTTATCTTCTGCGTGTTTATATTCCTg GTTTTCCAAGGGAGAATGTAAAGATTACATATGTGGCCTCTTCAAGAACGGTGAGGATTACAGGAGAAAGGCAACTTCAAGGTAACAGATGGCACAAAATTGACAAATCATATCCCATTCCTGATTATTGTGAGGCAGAGGCACTTCAAGGTAAGTTTGAGATTCCAATTCTCACCATTACAATGCCAAAAAAGGCCACTTCACAAGCTGCTACTAAACAACAAGAagtgggaacatcccaagagaAAGGTGCAGTAGTAGCTGAACCAAAGCCTCAAGAAAAAGTCCAAGAGACCACTTCAGCACCACAACCTACAACAACTACTAAAGTGGAAGAACCAattgaagagaagaaaagtgcATCACCAACAAGCCCTGATTTAAAGGcacaacaaaaaaatgataCTTTTGAAGACACACCATCTCAAAGCCTTTCAAAACCAATTAAGGATCAAAAGGGTCAAGAGGAATTGGTGCCAAAACCCacaccaacaccaacaccaacaccaaGGGCAACTACAATGCAAACATATGAAAAGGCTCAAAAGGGTCAAGAGGAAGAGGAGGTTGAGTCAAAGTCAACACCAACAATGCTAACCAAGGCCAAAACAGCTGAAAGACCACAAAAGGGTGAAGAGGAATTTGAAGCAAAGCGAACACCAACAATGCTGACCAAAGTCAAAACAGCTGAAAGACCCCAAAAGGGTGAAGAGGAATTTGAAGCAAAATCAACACCAGCAATGTTGACCAAAGCCAAAACAGCTGAAAGGCCACAAAAGGGTGAAGAGGAATTTGAAGCAAAACAAACACCAACAATGCTGACCAAAGTCAAAACTGCTGAAAGACCCCACAAGGGTGTAGAGGAAGAAGAGTCAAGACCTTCAATAACAAATGTTACAAGGAAGCCATCAGTTAAGGAGCAATTGGAGGAAAAGAAGACAGAGGAAACAAGTGCTGAAGATGCAAAGAAGGAAAGGATCTCAAATAAGGAAGTTAAAGAGGAATCTTCTGAGTCAAGAAAGCCTATGAAAGATAAGGAGGAGGGTGATTTTGAAGAGAAAGAAACCAAGGCAGAAAAATTGTTAGCCAAGGAAGCAGAAACTTCTGCCCCAAAAGTtcagaagaaaaaggaaaagcaaTCCAGCAACAGAACTAATTCCAAAAGGAAAGGGAAGAGTGAAGACAATGCAATGGAAAAGGTTGGTCCTGTCTCCCAGGTTTTCACCAAAATAGCAGAAGGGATATGGAatgaggaagagaaaaaattagTTGGAAATATTGGTGCTGCAGTTTTGGTCATTGCTGCATTGGGATATTATGTATCTTATAGGTTTGCCTCTTGA